The nucleotide sequence TAAAACCCTACTcttgccaggcacctgtaatcccagcattttgggaggccgaggcgggcagatcacctgaggtcaggagttcgagaccagcctgaccaacatggagaaaccacgtctctactaaatatacaaaactagccgggcgtggtggcacatgcctgtaatcccagccactcgtgaggctgaggcaggagaatcacttgaacccgggaggcagaggttgcggtgagcggagatcgggccattgcactccagcctgggcaacaggagagaaattccgtctcaaaaaaaaaaaccaaacaaacaaacacaaaaactaacaacaacaaaaaaccctacacTATTTCTGAGGCCAGCTCAAAAGGTGTTATGATTGCCTTCCCAGTTTCTTGCAGTCAAAATGAATTTCGCTCCCTTGGTATAACGTGTGTGTGCAAAACGTGGTTGCATGCATTATTTTTCAAGGAGAGAGCTGAGTATGTTCATAGGCTGAAAGGAAAGCTTCAGTATAGAGAGAGTTTTCCATGGAAAGTGAGACAGGGGCATAGGTGGATGAGGCCCCAAGGAATGAGAGGAAAGAAGGTGGGCAGAGCTTTACCCCAGAGGCGAACAGAGGATGGACGTGGATCCAGATAAGACGTCAGCTCGTTCCCTAAAGGTCGTGCTGAAGGAGTAATGAGGGTGGCCAGTGCGCAGGGGTTTGAGAGGCCCCGTGGATATGGTGCTGTGGGGAAAGTATTTGGCGATGCTCAATAGTTCAGGAGAAGATACTAGGATGAATGGTTGCTGTGTGCCACGGTTCTATAGGCTTTCACGTGTGTTATCTTATGTGATCTTCCGGGGCGCCGGTGTCTCCGTCTTCTGGATGACCAATCGGAAGCTCACAGAGAATAAGTAATTGGCCCTAAACCACCCACCTAAGGCGTGGCAGAGGCGGGGCCCAAACGCGCGCTCCAGCCCTCGCGCAGGCGCCTTGGAACTCGCCCGCGTGTTGTGACCCAGAATTCCTGGGGCTGTGGAAGAGACCATAGGCTCAACAGGAGGGGGAGCCCTGGGTTGCGCGCCGGTCTGCATCGCTACTTGGCGGAAAGTTCCCATGAGTCTTTGCCAGCGTCCCCCTCCTTTTGTGACGAATAGGATATCCCGACTCCTTAAGGGCCTGGAGCGCATAAGTTGTGACCTTTTCATTCCTGTTGTTATGGAGGTAGGGTCTCCGCGAATCTGGGGGTGGTAGCTGGGGGCAAAAGCAAATAAAGAGCTCGAGCTTCTGTGGTCTCTGGGGAGATGTTCCCGGGAAGCCTGGCTagagggcagagggcagctgTTGAGATGGCGTGGCTCCCCGCCTCCTGCGCTCGCGTGGCCTTCGGCCCGGTGTTGGACAGCCTGGCAGGGCAGCGGGGGGCTGAATCCGGCTGCCGTGGATGAGGCTCATGGATCACCCTTTTGTGGTAGGGCCACATCTGCCAGAGCCTGGAGTCTGCGAAGGCCGGGACCCGGTTCTCCGGCCTGCCGTGGGGAGTGTGCAAACCCGAGAAAGCTGGGTAAGTTGGTGTCGGCTTGCAGTTTGGGGTACCCCGAGGGCGGTGTACGTCGGTAAGATTGTAACGGGATTACTGGAAGACTTACTCGACTGTCCTGATGATACTTGTAATAGGAAGTGCCGTCAGAAGCGATAACTGACGACGTTTAACGTCTATCTGACCGCAGTCGCTGAAACCTCTACAACTTAGTTGACCGTAACTGCCAGAACCTGCCCTGAATTCCTGTCCTTCACTCCCTCTTTCAGATTGCCTGCCCACCGCAGAGTGCTGAAGACGGGGTAGCCATGAGGTAAGAGGCCCTCTGGGGTAGGGTTTAACATGGAACGTAGTTTTGTCATCTTGAATGCACGGAAATTGGCGTTTTGACAGTTTTCTACGTTTAGGTGTTTTATACACTTGAGGGTAATGTGTCAAATCATTGCATATGATGGAACTGAAATAGAAACTGGAGATGGCTGCCCACATTCCTAACCTAGAACTGCATTTAAAGCAAAGTGATAGGCAGAAGCAAACTCCTTCGTTAAGAAATGTCTCCAGTGGCAGCGTTAGATTTTTCAGGTAGGGTCTAGATCTCGAGCAGTACTGGAGAGTTGTGAGGTGCTTGACTGCTCTGATGAAATCACTAATAGGAAGTGCCGTCAGAAGCGATAACTGACGAAAACTACTCCTGTCTGATTGCAGTTAAGTCTTCACCATTTGCTGGTTCCCAGGAGTAAAACTTGTCTGAACGGTGACCTAATTGCTATATTCACCTAGGTTGCAAATTCGTGAAGATATCAGCAGCATGTTTGGCAGCTGAGTATTGGAGCAAGGAGCCTGCCACAAGGTAAGCCTTGCTCTATGGGGAGGCTAGTGGCTGACCATGCCTAGCTGTCAGGTGGAATGTTGGCAATTGAATTTGGTTAACCTGATACCTTGTAACAGTGTAGCCTATCCCAGAGATACCGATTTTGGTTTCCGGTGGCATTGGAGCCAGGGTGGAATAGCTAGAAAGAGGGGCTACTCTATTTACCTCTTGGCTGTTTAGTCTTGGGCAAATTACCTGTCTGCTGAGATGTAGTTTTCCTCAGatatgaaaaggaaaagtaagCTCTGTGAAGTTTAAAGTGATGTGACTGAAATGTAGATTGCAACTCCCTgaggctggctgggcacggtggcctataatcccatctataatcccatcactttgggaggctgaggtgggtggatcacctgaggtcaggagttcaagaccagcctggctggtcaacatggtgaaaccccatctctaccaaaaatacaaaaattaaccgggtgtggtggcgtgtacttgtaatcccagctgcttggggggctgagccaggagaatcgcttgaacccaggaggtggaggttgtagtgagttgagattgtgctactgcactccagcctgggcaacagcgagactccatccccccccaaaaaaaaaaattacaactccCTGAGAAGCTAATTAAGATTTGTAGTCCtcaataatttacaaaaattacctcTAATAAGGTCTTAAGGGGCTTTTGTTAGGATGGAGTTAAATTTGTAAAGTCATTAATTGACGCTGTCATCAGAAATGCCTCTCCTGCTCTGCAGTCTCTAAGATGTATGCACCTTCTCCATTCCCCCAGGTTTTGAGAACAGTGCCGTTTTAGAGCTGGCGGCAGCATCTTAGCCCAAAAGAAGGTAAGCCTTGAGCTGGCTAATGACCCCCTCAACCCAATAGTGGAATGAATAAACAGCTGATCTTCTTAAAACTCGCTTGAAAAAAAGATATCAAATGATGAAATCACCCAAAATAGCTGGAATTACCGGCAGATTGTGTAGTGGTGAACCTACGGTTTTCTGAAGATATCTGTTACCCTGCGATTGACTGTCAGTTGGTGCAGAAAGTGAGATTGAAATGTAGTTTCTTTGCAGGTTATATTCCCAGAGGATGTCAATCCCAAGGACCAGTAGCTGCCGTCAGTTTGGATTATGAAAACTTTAACCAGCATCAACATTGGGTGTAGAAACATGATTGCTTTGTGTATCAGAGGACATGCTCAGCAGATCCAAGAGATATATTTGGCAACTTTTTCTAGAAAAGGCACATTGGGTATCATTCATTACATTCTTgagtttttttgggtttttttttttttttttttttgagacagtcttgctgtgttgcccaggctggaatgtggtggcacaatcacagctcattgcagcctcaatcacCCAGgcctaagcaatcctcccgccttgtagctgggactatagctcACAGCACAtctggctaaaattttttttttgttgaggtggattcactgtgttacccaggctggtctcaagctcctgggctcagatggtcctgcctcagcttccaaaggcATAGGCCACGTTGTAGCTTTGTCCCTTGCCATCCTGCCCAACAGGGGGTGCTGTACCTTTTAATGAATTGACTTTCATAAATTGGTTATGTTGGTGAGCAAGTTCTTTAAGCTGGAAATTGTAAATTCTTCCTGAAATGTTTTTTCATGCAGTTACCATGAACTAAATACTACAATAAAGGATGGTCTTGGGTATCGattcttaaaaatgtgtatttgaagaaaaagtaaatttcgCCTACTATTGTCAGATATTAGCAGTCCAGATATTTGCTCTAGCTTGTAAACTTCCCTGTGGTCTGCCTAAGCTCTTAACCCCCTATTCTACAGCTTTAGACTGAAGGCAGAAATTCAAAGCATTTCGGCCCCTGCTGCTCTGTGTTCCTTGGTGTGCCCTTCTTCCAGCTCCTGCAGCACTGCACCATTCCTAACCACAACCTTAACAGCACTCAGGGCCCATACTCTAGGCCCCATCTTGCTGTCTTCCTGTGTTGGAATCTTGCTTACCAAGGCCTGTCGGAGCGTActccccatactgttttcccaCAAGGTTCAAGAGTGATTGGCTCCCAatctcccagctacttggggggctgagccaggagaatcgcttggctCTTAGATCTAGGGGTTGCCTGTTATTTAGAAGAGGTTGCTTAACTGGTAGGGCCCTTTCACTAGGAGAGCATTTGGGTAAGGGGAGGGTGTAGGATGAGAACCTTTGCTAAGTTAGGCTCCTTTGGGAGCCCCTAGTttgtttctccctctccccaggcaTCTTGCTGGATCTGCCAAGGGATTGGACTGTTGTGGTCCtaggtttttaaggttttaaagcCCACCTTCTGCAGCAGGTGTTCTGGAATGTGTTAGTGGATTACTTAAGAGTTATGGGAAAAGAGTTCCTGTGGCCTGTCTAGGTCAGTGAAGTCATACTGACAAGTGACGAGAAGGAAGCCAGGCCTGTCACTTGGACTGCATGCTAAGGACATCAGAGCCCACACAGAAGTCTGGTAGTTTTTCAGCCAGCAGTGGGTAGGGAAGGTTGATAAGGGATTTCTGAACAGGACTTTATGCCTGTATGCATGGGCACCATGTCTGCCCTGAGCACTGCCACAGGGCATCGTAGGCTGCTCTGATTGTTAAAGGGCATAGTGATAGCTGGTCCTATAGGTAGATACCTGGAATCACAAGGTGGGCCTCAGAAATGGAGCTGAGTCTCCATAAGGAGGTAGACCACGTTCAGTCCACCCGTATCATAGATGGAACTAGGGTCTCTGGCAACCAACCCCTTCCCCCCAGGTTCTTGAGTTACAGGAGTTTTGCTAAAGATTCCCACCTCCCTTGAGTGGGGACACGTTCACCTGGTTGGAGCTTGTTCCcctaaatgaaaaatgtaatgcAATGCAGGTAGGGGCCCTACTGTCTAATTTTTCTGGGGGAAAGCTCTTGGTTTTCACAATGGCTCAGGCTTCCAGTACCTCTAGCCATGTGCCCATTTCCACAAGTCTTTGGGGAAGGCCATGGGCTGAGCTGAGAGTTCTCTGGGGCCTGGGATGACTTAAGAGCCAAATGGCAGATAATGGGATTGGGGGCAGATGGAGAGGACCAATGGGAAGTTTTAACACATCCCCTTCCCCAGACGCTATGGTTTGCCTTTCTGTAGGTGGGTGGCCCAGGCCAATTTTTGGCAATATCCTTAACCCACCTGATAGAAGCTCCCTCCCCTTGCGCATTCTACCCAACAAGGACTCCCTAGTGAGGCCCTTCGCTTCCATGTCACGTCTGAGCTGCAGCTACAGTCTCCTTGCCCTCATGGTGGTCTTCGGCAGGTGCCACAGGGCCCCCTCCAGGGTCTTCCTGGCCTACTGTCCCTTCCCGGACCTCCTCCCCACTACCCGGGCCCTCACCCAGCTCCAGGATGGTGGGTAGGTGGCCCTGCTTTGGTGAGCGTTTGCGCAGGCTGAGCAGGAAGGGCTGGGGCAAGGAGAAGATGTCCACGTTGTTGCCCAGGTCAATCCACGTGACATTGGGGAACTTGCTGGGATCCTTAAGGATGTCAGTGAGGTCGCGCAGCACAGCCCGGGTCAGCCGGTTGCCATTGAGTGCCAGTGTGGTGAGGCGGGGCAGGGTGCTGAGCGCTGGCAGCAGCTGCAGGACCATGTCATCCGTGAGGCCTGTGAAGCCCAGCTCCACGCTGTCCACCTGCTCCCCACAGCGCTGTAGGTAGCTGGTCACCCGCTCCAGGTCTCGGGAGGTCAGTGGGATGCCCGACAGGTCCACTGTGTTGTCTGGGGGGCTCCCGGCCAGGACAGCCTTGAGGCTGAAGGGAAAAGGGACAAGGAAGGCTCAGGCACATGGGGCAGGCCTTTCCCCCAGAAGCTGCAGTGCCAGCCTCTGCTTGGCTCTCTGACACTAGGGACCGCTTTTACGAAACGCTTGGAGGTTCGGACGCCACAAGTGCAGAGGTGGACGTAACCAGGGACCTCAGTCCCCTGACATTGCTGCACATCTCAGCTGTCAGGGCCCAGCTGGCCATAGCCTGAGGTATATGGCTGCCCTCATTTACCAGAAAAATTGAGTTAAGAGTACCATTGGGCTGTTACATGAAATAAGTTCATAAGTGCAAAATAGTGCCTTGTATAGGTGAGTGATGAATAAACATTTGCTGCTGTATTCATCACTTCGACTCAGCTTCCCACTTCTACCACCCTTGGGTGGCAGCTCAGCTCCCATGAATGGCACAAAGGATATCTGAGTCCCCTCTTTCAAGACCATCTTCCCCACCGAGAAGGATTCCCTAGGGGGAGCCGGTAAGACAGCAGGCAGGGCAGGGCTCAGGGGCTCTGAGCCTGGTGGCAGTTGCTGACTCCTGGAGGCTGAGTGCCTTACTCCTTGCTTCTCCTGCTTGCTCTTGGGACAGACCCCAAGCAGTTCAAGCTGAAGGCAAGTGTGCCTTTCCCggcacacccccacccccccaccccacccccactgtcTGTCTGCTGGCTCTAGGCCCAGGTACAGAGGTGAGATGTTCATTTTccgcatttcttttctttcttttgtttttggagacagtctcactgtcgcccaggctggaatacaatggcacgatcttggttcactgcaccctctgcctcccaggctcaagcaattctcctgcctcagcttcctgaatagctgggattacaggcatctgccaacatgcctggctaatttttatatttttagtagagacagggtttcaccatgttggccaggctggtctggaactcctgacctcaggtaatccacccatcttggcctcctaaagtgttgggattacaggcatgagccaacacgcctggccattttctgcatttctttttcttttttcttttttttttttttttttttttttttttttttttttgagatggagttttattctgtcacccaggctggagtgcagtggcacaattttggctcattgcaacctccgcctcccgggttcaagcaattctcctgcctcagcctcccgagtagctgggactacaggcgtgtgccacgacggctggctactttttttgtatttttagtagagacggggtttcactgtgttagccaggatggtctcggtctcctgacctcatgatcagcccacctcggcctcccaaagtgctgggattacaggcgtgagccacggtgccctcacctcagcctcccaaagtgctgggattacaggcgtgagccacggtgcccagccccattttctgcatttctaagtgtgctgggaaggagagggaggtggagggggcTCCCAGCCCGCTCCAAGAGCATATGCTACTGTCAGCAGCTCAAGGGTCATGGCCTGTACTTCCTGGCAACACAGGGCACATTCGTCCTTGAGATCTAAGCTGGGAGGCTGTCCACAGTTTGTTCATTTTGATTCTGACTGGGGTCCAGCCCCAGGGAGCTGGAAGGTAAAGCTCTCAAGGCGTGACATTTAAATGCTTGGAATGCTGTCAGCCATCTGTGCAGCTTGATTTAAGTGTTGGTGCTATTATCGATGCCATTCCACCAGGGAAGCAGTGTGGTAGTGAACAGCCTGAGTTGGGTTTGAATTCAGCCCCACCGCTTACCAGCTGGGTGATCCTAACCAGTCAATTGACAACAGTGATATCTCCTCCCcaatttgttgctttttgttttttggagacagtctcactcttgcccagaggggagtgcaatggcgcgatcttggctcgctgcaacctctgcctcccaggttcaagtgtttctcctgcctcagcctcctgagtagctgggattacaggtgtgcactatcatgcccagctaatttttttatttttagtagagacagggtctcactatgttggccaggctggtcttgaactttctacttcaggtgatccgcccatctcggcctcccaaagtgctgggattataggcgtgagccaccgtgcccggcccatttgttcttttaacaaacatttgttaaactcacctgtgtgccaggcagtatCCTAGACACTAGGGTCACAGTGGTGAACAGGATGGACAAAATCCCTGTTCTTCCTCTACCGGGGGAGACAGACCACACACAAAACCATGTGAGTGTGGGGCGACATAGTAGCGTGGGGCTGTGGCTACTCAGGAGAAGGTAATGTGTGAACTGACACATGAAAAAGCAAGCATGGGCCATCAGAAGAGTTTGCTGAAGGTTCCAGCAGAGGGCACAAAGGCCCCGAGGCTGGAAAGGGCCTGGTGTGTCTGTGAACCAGcaggaaggccagtgtggctggggtgggagagcaGGGGGTGAGACCAGGGGGCGAGGAGGGCAAATCAGAGGCCCATGCTTGAATTTCATTCAGGTGCCATGAGATTCCACCCGAGGGGAATGAGACCTCATGACATGGCTTCCGAATGAAGATTAGACTGAGCATGATGCGTGTGTGTGGGGAACCAGGAGAGGCCCTTCCAGCAGAGCTCAAACTTCCAGCTTTCCAATGCTAAAGAACCAGCTCAGTCTCCTCATGGCTTTTCAGGTTCCAAGGGCCCCCTGTCTTGCTGTATCCCCATATATGTCCCCTCTACCCAGGTGGAGCCCCTCCCGTGGCCAACACCAGGACAGCCTTACACTCTTCATCCACCTGGGAATGGGCCTCTCCAGGATCCATCTCCTGGTtgtgggcgggggtggggggcgggtccAGAACAGAAGGAGGCACCAGAGTTCTTTCTTCTTCATGAGGGAAGGGgacagcccctccctccccagcctgcagAGACCTGCTGGGATGAGCTAGCAGCAGCACCAAGGCCTTGCCAGAGTCTTTGTGAAGGCACACCACTGGGCTACCATTTGCAAAAAGACAGGTGtgcttcctcctccaggaagccttccttccAGGCTCCCCTCTACTTGCTTCCTACAGTGTTATCACAGCCCACAGGTTCTGTGTCCTATTTGCCCCTCAACCCCTACCAATTTTCAAGGGACTCTGAACCCCCTTGTTGCTGTATGGATCAGGGACATGGCTGGGGTCTGGGTCCCTCTGAGGACATCCGAGATAACTGAGGAGTTCAGTAGGGagtgttctgttgcccaggctggagtgcagtggcgccatctctgctcactgcaacctccgcctccttggttcaagtgattctcctgcttcagcctcctaagaaactgggattacaggtgtatgccaccacgcctggctaatttttgaatttttacagggtttcgccatgttggtcaggctgatctcgaactcctgacctcaagtgatccacctgcgtcagcctcccaaagtgctggggttacaggcatgagccaaacaCTGTGCTTGGCAGGGAGTGCCCACTTTAGCACACCAGGAATTAGAAATTTCTCAAATCATCCTCCTGCCCATCCCATCTCAGTGGGCCCATACTCCCCAGCTCCCACCCACCAGACCAGGGTCCCCCTCTAGCTGTTTCCCCATCCTGGAATCCTCCTTCCATCTTACCTCTTTCAGGCAGCTTCTATGACCGCCCCCCATGACTCCCGCCCTTCCCTTCCCTACATCCCTGAGAGGGGCGCCCTGTATCACACACTCAGCCTGGCATAGACCCACCCAGGGGACTGTAACTCACCAAGCCTGTGGCTTCCTTTTCACCAGTCCCCGGTGCCGCCTCCACTGGGAGTGGGGGCTGAGGTGGTATGTCAGCTGCCGGCACAGCTTCTCCATGGTGCCCAGCGCATCGCCTTCCTGCAGAGGCAACCAGGGGTGGTGGGGCCCTGAGTGGCTGGGTGCACCAGTCTCAGCCCCCAGGCTTCCTGTCTCCCGGGTACGAGCCCACCTCCCCCAGGCTGAGCTGGGGGAGGCCTTGCTCTGCTGGCCTAGGGTGGGCACCCTAGGCAGATGGCAGTGGCTACAAACAGGTCTGCAGGATGGTTTTAGTTTTTGTGAATTAGTTGCTAGCATTGAAAAGCAGATGTATATAAGTCTGGATTCCAGGAGATTGGACAACAGTTGGCTGGAGCCAAGTGCCTGCTGACCCCCTGGCTGGGACCCATCATGGTCCCCGCCACTCCCCAATGTCCAGGGCTGCTCTGTGCATTCTCTTGCTCAGcagatttattgagcatttactggaAGCCAGGCACTTGTTCTAGGAAGCTAGGATACGGCCAAGAACAAATGTTCATGTCCTTGTATTTCACATAGTAAAGaggaaaatgagatatttttaccAGTGTCTCCCTCAAAAGtgagaacaaatgaatgaagaggCCAAGTCTTTCCCAGCCCAATTCATTGACAGGCATTCTTGTCTGGCCCATCGGCACTTGAGTTTGAAACCCTGGGTGTCATAGGCTGAACTGTATCCACTGAAAATCACATATTGATGtccctaacccctagtaccttgGAATGCAgctgtatttggagacaaggtctttaaagaggtgactaaggtaaaatgaggtcagagGAGTAGGCCCTAATCCTATATGACTGGTGTcctaagaagaagaaatgaggacacagacatgcaGAGGAATGACCACTGGAGGTCATAGGAGGAGGAGGGGCCGACAGACCTAGGAGAGAGCCTCAGTAGGAAACCCGCCAGCCAGCCTTGGATTTCTGGCCTTTAGAGCTGTGAGAAACGAACTGTCTGCTGTTTAGACCACCAGTCTGTGATTTTTTGTTATGGCAGACACTGGGTTAAATGATGCAGCTGAAAGATGCTACAGACTCCGACTACATCCCTAGGAAAGTCCATCCAACAGTCCCCGGAGCCAAACTGGTGCTGGACAGGGTGAGGGCATGAGTCACTCCAGGCAGTGAGGGCCACAGTGTGCTCTTGCCAGTGAGCCAGTGCTGAGGCTTGGATGCAAGCGCTGGGCTCAGATGTGAACCCACACGCGGCCAACGACTCGGTGTGGGGAGGTCCGGCGCGTTAACCACACGCAGTGGTCAGCATGGCGCCTGGCACAGAATGGGTGCTCAGTAGGCCGCTTTGTCATTACAATTCCCACACGCCTCTGCTAGCGGACAAACAGCGTATTGAGTAGTGAAGAGCAAAGACCTGGGGCCAAACTGCGGGGATTTAAGTCCTGGCTTTGTCCCgttctgtgtggccttggacaactgcttgacttctctgtgcctccaaGCCACATCTGTGAAGGGATTACAGTATAGACCTCACAAGAGtttctgtgaggattaaatgagtcactACTAGTGTAGTGCTTTGAATAGAGGCCAACCCACAGCGACCTCTCCAGGCACGCTCTCTAAGTGAATACCGGCACCAGCATAGGGAACTCTGGCAGGGCAAGGAGGGAAGGTTACTCCTGCCCAGGCTTAGATTTGAGCTcagctttgttttaattttatttatttttttgagacggagtcttgctctgttgcccaggctagagtgcaatggggcgatctcggctcactgcaacctccgcctcctgggttccagcgattctcctacttcagcctctcgagtagctaggattacaggcacccgccatcatgcccagctgatttttgtagttttagtagagatggggtttcaccatgttggtcaggctggtcttgaactcctgacctcaagtgacccacctacctcggcctcccaaagtgctaagattacaggtgtcagccaccacgcccaggctgaGCTCAGCTTTTGAGAGTGATGGGTTAGTGATTTCAGATGGAGAAAGAAAACGTGAGGCATCTCTGAGTGAGGAGGAAACAGTCTGTGGCAGGGCTTGGGGATGTGGCAGCCATGGGGTGTGTTACTGACATGAGGGCAGGTGAAGGCCTGGGGCCTGATCACATCTGGTCCCTCCATGGTTCAAGCCACTGTCAGCCCTGCACACCAGACATCATGCAAGAAGGTTATGGAATTCCCACAGCACCCCAGGGCAGGAGATGCTTTCGTTATCCCCATTATGCAGTgggggaaat is from Macaca thibetana thibetana isolate TM-01 chromosome 16, ASM2454274v1, whole genome shotgun sequence and encodes:
- the LRRC75A gene encoding leucine-rich repeat-containing protein 75A codes for the protein MGTRQTKGSLAERASPGAAPGPRRERPDFWASLLLRAGDKAGRAGAGLPPYHRRVGMVQELLRMVRQGRREEAGTLLQHLRQDLGMESTSLDDVLYRYASFRNLVDPITHDLIISLARYIHCPKPEGDALGTMEKLCRQLTYHLSPHSQWRRHRGLVKRKPQACLKAVLAGSPPDNTVDLSGIPLTSRDLERVTSYLQRCGEQVDSVELGFTGLTDDMVLQLLPALSTLPRLTTLALNGNRLTRAVLRDLTDILKDPSKFPNVTWIDLGNNVDIFSLPQPFLLSLRKRSPKQGHLPTILELGEGPGSGEEVREGTVGQEDPGGGPVAPAEDHHEGKETVAAAQT